Proteins from one Cryptomeria japonica chromosome 4, Sugi_1.0, whole genome shotgun sequence genomic window:
- the LOC131079029 gene encoding probable inorganic phosphate transporter 1-8, which translates to MPLKVLSALDSARTQLYHFTAIFISGMGFFTDAYDLFCIPPVCNLLGSIYYENKMPIHVKALVNGIALCGAFAGQLFFGWLGDRMGRKRAYGFTLTLMVSSSIASGFSIGRSPGCVIGSLCFFRFWLGFGIGGDYPLSATIMAEYANTKTRGAFIAAVFGMQGLGILAASTVALIVSAIMKSAGGDKPSFEQKDAVWRIILILGAVPAGFTFYWRMRMPETARYTALVARDARQAEQDMSRVLHLDIYEIDSYILSTQTRQPQFGLFSMAFVKRHGLELLGTSSTWFFVDMAFYSGNLFQNDIYHEVVGLKKQCQYTHPLDEVFRTAKGQAVIALCGALPGYIFSILLIDRIGRFKIQAIGFFFMSVFLFALAIPYKSYWLKEPHRYGFLAIYCLTFFFANFGPNTTTFIVPAELFPARLRSTCHGISAAAGKAGAIIGAFGFLYASQPRHKENHGHDNNCRNSYPTGIGVKNALIILGVACCLGFVCTFLIPETKKRSLEENELELAKIDADSCSIQ; encoded by the coding sequence ATGCCTCTCAAGGTACTTTCTGCCCTCGACTCGGCGCGTACGCAGTTGTACCATTTCACTGCAATATTTATCTCAGGCATGGGCTTTTTCACCGATGCCTACGATTTATTCTGCATCCCACCAGTTTGTAATCTACTGGGAAGCATCTACTATGAAAATAAGATGCCCATTCACGTCAAAGCCCTCGTCAATGGAATCGCTCTATGCGGGGCATTCGCAGGCCAACTCTTCTTCGGTTGGCTTGGAGACAGAATGGGACGAAAGAGGGCCTACGGATTTACCCTAACATTGATGGTGTCGAGTTCTATTGCTTCTGGCTTCTCAATTGGCAGATCACCCGGATGCGTAATTGGGAGTTTATGTTTCTTCAGGTTCTGGTTAGGGTTTGGTATTGGCGGGGATTATCCTTTGTCTGCGACAATCATGGCCGAATACGCAAATACCAAGACCAGAGGAGCTTTCATCGCTGCGGTATTTGGGATGCAAGGGCTTGGAATTCTGGCGGCTAGTACTGTGGCTCTAATTGTATCGGCTATCATGAAGTCAGCAGGAGGCGATAAGCCATCATTCGAGCAAAAGGATGCGGTATGGAGAATAATCTTAATTCTGGGAGCCGTTCCTGCAGGTTTCACGTTTTACTGGCGAATGAGAATGCCCGAGACCGCCCGCTATACCGCTTTGGTGGCAAGAGACGCAAGGCAAGCTGAACAGGATATGTCCAGAGTTCTTCATCTGGATATTTATGAAATTGATTCATATATTCTAAGCACCCAAACTCGGCAACCACAGTTCGGATTGTTTTCCATGGCTTTCGTGAAGCGGCACGGGCTAGAGTTACTAGGCACGTCGTCCACTTGGTTCTTCGTGGATATGGCGTTCTACAGCGGCAATCTGTTTCAGAACGATATATATCATGAGGTTGTAGGGTTGAAGAAACAGTGCCAGTATACACATCCTTTGGATGAAGTTTTTCGGACAGCAAAAGGGCAGGCGGTGATTGCGTTGTGTGGAGCTCTGCCAGGATACATATTTTCTATTCTTCTAATAGATCGTATTGGGAGGTTTAAAATTCAGGCAATTGGGTTTTTCTTTATGTCAGTTTTCCTGTTCGCCCTGGCCATTCCTTACAAAAGTTATTGGCTTAAAGAGCCTCATCGATATGGGTTTTTGGCTATTTATTGTCTGACATTTTTCTTTGCAAATTTTGGGCCCAATACGACAACTTTCATTGTGCCGGCGGAGTTGTTTCCTGCTCGATTGCGATCGACGTGCCATGGTATTTCTGCAGCCGCTGGTAAAGCAGGCGCCATCATTGGAGCATTTGGGTTCTTGTATGCCTCTCAACCCAGGCATAAGGAGAATCATGGGCATGATAATAATTGCAGAAACTCTTATCCAACGGGCATAGGAGTGAAGAATGCTTTGATTATTCTTGGAGTAGCATGTTGCTTGGGGTTCGTTTGCACATTTCTGATACCTGAAACAAAGAAAAGATCATTGGAAGAAAATGAGTTGGAACTTGCTAAGATAGATGCCGATTCCTGCAGCATACAGTAG